One Actinomadura viridis genomic region harbors:
- a CDS encoding ATP-grasp domain-containing protein encodes MTLTVLFCVDPLRPRRVDPHFAREAAAVRDHYGEIALVDHDALRRGDAEAALRAVPRDLGPVWYRGWMLTAGEYAAMAGLLKKRGTVLLTHPDDYRRAHELPGWHDTFAGLTPPSVWRPLSPGQDPGDLGELVRPLRGGPGVVKDYVKSRKHEWDEACFVPDMNDPARLRGVVVKMIALQDEFLAGGVVVREYERYVGDGEARVWWVDGEPALVGPHPDSPDVEPDPELAAVAPAVRALGCRFITTDLARRADGEWRVVEVGDGQVSDLPSTVDPMDLYAHLPVPD; translated from the coding sequence ATGACGCTGACCGTCCTCTTCTGCGTCGATCCGCTCCGCCCACGGCGCGTTGACCCCCACTTCGCCCGCGAGGCCGCCGCCGTACGGGATCACTACGGCGAGATCGCCCTGGTCGATCACGACGCGCTCCGGCGCGGGGACGCCGAGGCGGCGCTACGGGCCGTCCCCCGGGACCTGGGCCCGGTCTGGTACCGGGGCTGGATGCTGACCGCCGGCGAGTACGCGGCCATGGCCGGTCTGCTGAAGAAGCGCGGCACCGTGTTGCTCACCCATCCGGACGACTACCGGAGGGCGCACGAACTCCCCGGATGGCATGACACGTTCGCCGGTCTGACGCCGCCCAGCGTGTGGCGTCCGCTCTCTCCCGGGCAGGACCCGGGTGACCTGGGCGAGCTGGTGCGCCCCCTGCGCGGCGGGCCCGGCGTCGTCAAGGATTACGTGAAGTCGCGCAAGCACGAATGGGACGAGGCGTGCTTCGTCCCGGACATGAACGATCCCGCGCGGCTGCGCGGCGTGGTCGTGAAGATGATCGCACTGCAGGACGAGTTCCTGGCGGGCGGCGTGGTGGTGCGCGAGTACGAGCGGTACGTGGGCGACGGCGAGGCGCGCGTGTGGTGGGTGGACGGGGAGCCCGCCCTGGTGGGCCCGCATCCCGACAGCCCGGACGTGGAGCCCGACCCCGAGCTGGCCGCGGTGGCGCCGGCCGTGCGGGCGCTCGGCTGCCGTTTCATCACGACCGACCTGGCCCGCCGGGCCGACGGGGAGTGGCGGGTCGTGGAGGTCGGCGACGGGCAGGTCAGCGATCTGCCGTCCACGGTCGATCCCATGGACCTGTACGCCCATCTCCCGGTGCCGGATTGA